From Carassius auratus strain Wakin chromosome 10, ASM336829v1, whole genome shotgun sequence, a single genomic window includes:
- the LOC113109523 gene encoding uncharacterized protein LOC113109523: MGLKTANGGENAGAGASHQTCVCPRQKSPPLPQLTWHDISVLESVNNVLKSVADFTDILSGENYVTVSSLLPMLAHLEGVLEESGDNSKLTADLKRVILEQMEGRYGDDTIQRMIRKATLLDPRYRGDHMKPPELHSTKSEIMEEIVRDIDLSLPKPTQGPSHAGEDGEEPDAGVTTVPKKKKWSLDSLLAKRAATAAAATLTDEQKVESEMTIYLQEMAINGE, from the coding sequence ATGGGGCTCAAAACAGCAAATGGTGGAGAGAATGCTGGAGCAGGAGCAAGCCATCAAACGTGTGTTTGCCCAAGACAAAAGTCACCCCCACTCCCCCAGCTGACATGGCATGACATAAGTGTTCTGGAATCTGTGAACAATGTGCTGAAGTCAGTAGCGGACTTCACAGACATTCTCTCTGGAGAAAATTATGTAACGGTGTCCTCACTGCTGCCCATGTTGGCCCATTTAGAAGGTGTTCTGGAGGAGTCAGGTGATAATTCCAAACTGACAGCCGACCTGAAGCGTGTCATCCTGGAGCAGATGGAAGGCAGATATGGTGATGACACCATCCAGAGGATGATCCGTAAAGCAACACTGCTTGACCCAAGGTACCGAGGGGACCATATGAAACCTCCCGAACTTCATTCTACAAAATCTGAAATAATGGAAGAGATTGTGAGAGATATTGATCTGTCGCTGCCAAAGCCAACACAAGGTCCCTCACATGCTGGAGAAGATGGAGAGGAACCAGATGCCGGCGTCACCACCGTGCCTAAGAAAAAAAAGTGGTCTTTAGACAGCCTTCTTGCGAAGAGAGCAGCCACAGCAGCTGCAGCCACGCTCACTGATGAGCAAAAGGTCGAGTCAGAAATGACCATTTACCTGCAGGAAATGGCCATCAATGGGGAATAA